A genomic region of Microlunatus sagamiharensis contains the following coding sequences:
- the nrfD gene encoding NrfD/PsrC family molybdoenzyme membrane anchor subunit, with translation MSPDADGARSDDRDVDYQLGQQEGGSKAANPERSDGDRLADAAIRAVPGTEGQGSASATARRTGGGGRGRRDGKKGGGRRRKGRAEEMMVPDATFTSYYGRQVVKATPWEADIPFYLFAGGLAGGSTLLAAGADLSGRPHLRRNSRIVAAAGITTSLLALVHDLGRPERFYNMLRVFKPTSPMSVGTWILSAYGPFAILAAGTEVLKLLPWRFGVVSDLVDVSARPAGLVAAAFAPAVASYTAVLLTDTSTPAWHDAHRELPFVFVGSAAAASGGLGMALAPLAESGPARALAVIGATVELVVEHRMEGSMGLSAEALHLGTPGRLMRASKILTAAGAAGALLLGRRSRAGAVVSGLALVAGSVCTRFGVFEAGQESARDPRYTVIPQRERLDAKRAAQAAGREPAVPPTSQRPGPSADSARTTTGPTTSQETTA, from the coding sequence GTGAGCCCGGACGCCGACGGCGCCCGGTCCGACGACCGGGACGTCGACTACCAGCTCGGCCAGCAGGAGGGCGGCAGCAAGGCCGCCAACCCGGAGCGAAGCGACGGCGACCGGCTGGCCGACGCGGCGATCCGCGCCGTGCCCGGCACCGAGGGCCAGGGCAGCGCGAGCGCGACGGCCCGGCGTACCGGTGGTGGTGGGCGAGGCCGTCGCGACGGCAAGAAGGGCGGCGGACGACGCCGCAAGGGCCGCGCCGAGGAGATGATGGTCCCCGACGCGACCTTCACCTCCTACTACGGGCGCCAGGTCGTCAAGGCCACCCCGTGGGAGGCCGACATCCCCTTCTACCTGTTCGCCGGGGGCCTGGCGGGCGGCTCCACGCTGCTCGCCGCGGGCGCCGACCTGAGCGGGCGCCCGCACCTGCGACGCAACTCGCGCATCGTCGCGGCCGCCGGGATCACCACCAGCCTGCTGGCCCTCGTGCACGACCTCGGCCGGCCCGAGCGGTTCTACAACATGCTGCGGGTCTTCAAGCCGACGTCGCCGATGTCGGTCGGCACGTGGATCCTGTCCGCGTACGGGCCGTTCGCCATCCTCGCGGCGGGGACCGAGGTCCTGAAGCTCCTGCCCTGGCGCTTTGGCGTCGTGAGCGACCTCGTCGACGTCTCGGCTCGTCCGGCCGGGCTGGTCGCCGCCGCCTTCGCCCCGGCGGTCGCCTCGTACACGGCCGTGCTGCTCACCGACACCTCCACCCCGGCCTGGCACGACGCGCACCGCGAGCTGCCCTTCGTCTTCGTCGGCTCGGCCGCCGCGGCCTCGGGCGGCCTGGGCATGGCCCTGGCCCCGCTGGCGGAGTCCGGCCCGGCCCGCGCGCTCGCCGTCATCGGCGCCACCGTCGAGCTCGTCGTCGAGCACCGCATGGAGGGCTCGATGGGGCTGTCGGCGGAGGCGCTGCACCTCGGGACGCCCGGCCGGCTGATGCGCGCGAGTAAGATCCTCACCGCGGCCGGTGCGGCCGGTGCCCTGCTGCTGGGCCGGCGCTCGCGCGCCGGCGCGGTGGTCAGCGGCCTCGCCCTCGTCGCCGGCTCCGTGTGCACCCGTTTCGGGGTGTTCGAGGCGGGTCAGGAGTCGGCCCGGGACCCGCGCTACACCGTCATCCCGCAGCGCGAGCGTCTCGACGCCAAGCGGGCGGCCCAGGCGGCCGGCCGCGAGCCCGCGGTGCCGCCCACCAGCCAACGTCCCGGACCGTCGGCGGACTCCGCCCGGACGACCACCGGACCCACGACCTCCCAGGAGACGACTGCATGA
- a CDS encoding 4Fe-4S dicluster domain-containing protein, with amino-acid sequence MDDYIGTTRGTDPHRGSDQAFTSATPQGPAHRAGWEQPESRKGFFTDTSICIGCKACEVACKEWNGVPQDGIYELLGSSYDNTGALGASTWRHVAFIEQRKPLGGQTTGVTIGVPETSVGADVVLGELSADFDGSAGTDHSALDLFGSLKPAKAPDKPLVDLGMPAFDLPSASPEAGERTDFRWLMASNVCKHCTNAGCLDVCPTGALFRTEFGTVVVQDDVCNGCGYCVAGCPFGVIDRRIGDKNKPKDDIANSNHGVAQKCTLCYDRLGEGLTPACAQACPTQSIQFGDVDELRERAQKRVETLQAAGVMGAQLYAEDPEGGVGGAGAFFLLLDEPEVYGFPPDPIVTTADLPRMWKNAGFAALGLVAAAATAFVAGRK; translated from the coding sequence GTGGACGACTACATCGGCACCACCCGGGGCACGGACCCGCACCGGGGCTCGGACCAGGCGTTCACGTCGGCGACGCCCCAGGGTCCCGCGCACCGGGCCGGCTGGGAGCAGCCGGAGTCGCGCAAGGGCTTCTTCACCGACACCTCGATCTGCATCGGCTGCAAGGCCTGCGAGGTGGCGTGCAAGGAGTGGAACGGGGTGCCGCAGGACGGCATCTACGAGCTGCTCGGGAGCTCCTACGACAACACCGGTGCCCTGGGCGCGAGCACGTGGCGCCACGTCGCGTTCATCGAGCAGCGCAAGCCGCTCGGCGGGCAGACGACCGGCGTCACGATCGGCGTTCCCGAGACCTCCGTCGGCGCCGACGTCGTGCTCGGCGAGCTGAGCGCCGACTTCGACGGCAGCGCGGGCACCGACCACAGCGCGCTCGACCTGTTCGGCTCGCTCAAACCCGCCAAGGCGCCGGACAAGCCGCTCGTCGACCTGGGCATGCCGGCCTTCGACCTGCCGAGCGCGTCGCCCGAGGCCGGCGAGCGGACCGACTTCCGCTGGCTGATGGCCTCGAACGTCTGCAAGCACTGCACCAACGCGGGCTGCCTGGACGTCTGCCCCACCGGCGCGCTGTTCCGCACCGAGTTCGGCACGGTCGTCGTGCAGGACGACGTCTGCAACGGCTGCGGCTACTGCGTGGCGGGCTGCCCCTTCGGCGTGATCGACCGCCGCATCGGCGACAAGAACAAGCCCAAGGACGACATCGCCAACTCCAACCACGGCGTCGCCCAGAAGTGCACCCTCTGCTACGACCGGCTGGGCGAGGGCCTGACTCCGGCGTGCGCGCAGGCGTGCCCGACGCAGTCGATCCAGTTCGGCGACGTCGACGAGCTCCGCGAGCGCGCGCAGAAGCGGGTCGAGACGCTCCAGGCGGCGGGCGTCATGGGCGCCCAGCTCTACGCCGAGGACCCCGAGGGCGGCGTCGGCGGAGCGGGCGCGTTCTTCCTGCTGCTCGACGAGCCCGAGGTGTACGGCTTCCCGCCGGACCCGATCGTCACCACGGCCGACCTGCCGCGGATGTGGAAGAACGCCGGCTTCGCGGCGCTCGGGCTCGTGGCCGCGGCGGCCACCGCGTTCGTGGCGGGCCGCAAGTGA
- the fdh gene encoding formate dehydrogenase has translation MDIKKTFLEWPVLRQLTGGDLLGRGNAVQSPKTRAITPRTATADKVVQSVCPYCAVGCGQRVFVKDGRVTQIEGDPDSPVSRGRLCPKGSASEQLVNSPGRATTMLYRRPRSRQWERIGVEEATDMIADRMVESRRKRWQHTDEEGRPLRRTMGIAALGGATLDNEENYLIKKLFTAMGAIQIENQARIUHSATVPSLGASFGRGGATSFLQDLQQSDCIIIEGSNMAECHPVGFQWVMEAKARGAKVIHIDPRFTRTSAVADTHVPIRAGSDIVFLGAIINYILSTGKYFHDYVAAYTNAATLVSEDFRDVDDLDGVFSGYDPETGTYETASWSYEGVGEHSAGGGPASEPEGAKQGDGANGGEESEESESDRGAGHELGGHGAALDHSEVRRDETLQHPRTVFQVLKRHFARYTPEMVQETCGISPEQLLEVCEAVTANSGRERTTAWVYSVGWTHHTVGVQMIRTSAIIQLLLGNMGRPGGGILALRGHASIQGSTDIPTLFNLLPGYLPMPKVGPHDSLDEYVAEIASPHQKGFWVNAKSYTTSLLKAWWGDAATEENDFAFQYLPRLTGDHGTYATVMSMLRDEIDGYFLLGQNPAVGSAHGKMQRMGLSHLKWLVVRDLNLIESATFWSDGPEIETGELKTDEIDTEVFFFPAASHVEKGGTFTQTQRMLQWHHKAVDPPGDAQSELEFFYLLGQKIRQRLAGSTDPRDRPLLDLTWDYPLDEDGEISAAAVLAEINGFHLTGEKAGQPLNTFNEMKPDGSTSGGCWIYTGVYADGVNQAMRRKPGREQSWVAPEWGWAWPMNRRTLYNRAAADPDGKPWSERKAYVWWDEEAQKWTGHDVPDFEVGKAPSYRPPEGAAGPDGLAGDDPFIMQADGKGWLYAPAGLLDGPMPTHYEPQESPVSNPMYRQQANPTREVFPREDNLQNPSGDEPGVELYPYVFTTYRLTEHHTAGGMSRFQPYLSELQPEFFCEISPELARERGLENLGWATIISARTAIEARVLVTERVAPLRIAGRTVHQIGLPYHWGVGSEALVAGDSANDLFGVTLDANVHIQETKVASCDIQPGRRPRGPALLEYVAAHRARAGVTTATGNEHRTPPEDANGQHRRLTDADLGQDSDGATDGDGADGGGQKHAMNKQERD, from the coding sequence ATGGACATCAAGAAGACGTTCCTGGAGTGGCCGGTGCTGCGGCAGCTCACGGGGGGCGACCTGCTGGGCCGCGGCAACGCGGTGCAGTCGCCGAAGACGCGGGCGATCACCCCGCGCACCGCGACGGCCGACAAGGTCGTGCAGAGCGTGTGCCCGTACTGCGCCGTGGGCTGCGGCCAGCGGGTGTTCGTGAAGGACGGCCGCGTCACCCAGATCGAGGGCGACCCGGACTCCCCCGTCTCCCGGGGCCGGCTGTGCCCCAAGGGCTCGGCGAGCGAGCAGCTCGTCAACTCCCCCGGCCGGGCGACGACGATGCTCTACCGCCGTCCGCGCAGCCGCCAGTGGGAGCGGATCGGCGTCGAAGAGGCGACCGACATGATCGCCGACCGCATGGTCGAGTCGCGCCGCAAGCGCTGGCAGCACACCGACGAGGAGGGTCGTCCGCTGCGCCGGACGATGGGCATCGCCGCGCTGGGCGGCGCCACCCTCGACAACGAAGAGAACTACCTGATCAAGAAGCTCTTCACCGCGATGGGCGCCATCCAGATCGAGAACCAGGCGCGTATTTGACACAGCGCCACGGTTCCCAGTCTGGGAGCCTCGTTCGGCCGTGGCGGCGCCACGAGCTTTCTGCAGGACCTGCAGCAGTCTGACTGCATCATCATCGAGGGCTCGAACATGGCCGAGTGCCATCCGGTCGGGTTCCAGTGGGTGATGGAGGCCAAGGCGCGCGGCGCCAAGGTCATCCACATCGACCCGCGCTTCACGCGCACGTCGGCCGTGGCGGATACGCACGTCCCGATCCGCGCCGGCAGCGACATCGTCTTCCTCGGCGCGATCATCAACTACATCCTCAGCACGGGGAAGTACTTCCACGACTACGTCGCCGCCTACACCAACGCGGCGACCCTAGTCAGCGAGGACTTCCGCGACGTCGACGACCTCGACGGCGTCTTCTCCGGCTACGACCCGGAGACGGGCACGTACGAGACGGCGAGCTGGTCCTACGAGGGCGTCGGCGAGCACTCCGCCGGCGGTGGTCCTGCGTCGGAGCCCGAGGGCGCCAAGCAGGGGGACGGCGCCAACGGGGGCGAGGAGTCCGAGGAGTCCGAGAGCGATCGCGGGGCGGGCCACGAGCTCGGCGGCCACGGTGCGGCGCTGGACCACAGCGAGGTCCGCCGCGACGAGACCCTGCAGCACCCGCGCACGGTGTTCCAGGTGCTCAAGCGCCACTTCGCCCGCTACACCCCCGAGATGGTGCAGGAGACCTGCGGAATCTCCCCCGAGCAGCTGCTCGAGGTGTGCGAGGCCGTGACCGCGAACAGCGGCCGCGAGCGCACGACCGCCTGGGTCTACTCCGTCGGCTGGACGCACCACACCGTGGGCGTGCAGATGATCAGGACGTCGGCGATCATCCAGCTGCTGCTGGGCAACATGGGGCGTCCCGGTGGCGGCATCCTCGCGCTGCGCGGGCACGCCAGCATCCAGGGCTCGACCGACATCCCGACCCTGTTCAACCTGCTGCCGGGCTACCTGCCGATGCCCAAGGTCGGGCCGCACGACTCGCTCGACGAGTACGTGGCCGAGATCGCCAGCCCGCACCAGAAGGGCTTCTGGGTCAACGCGAAGAGCTACACCACCAGCCTGCTCAAGGCCTGGTGGGGCGACGCGGCGACCGAGGAGAACGACTTCGCCTTCCAGTACCTGCCGCGCCTCACGGGCGACCACGGCACGTACGCGACCGTGATGTCGATGCTGCGCGACGAGATCGACGGCTACTTCCTGCTCGGGCAGAACCCGGCCGTCGGCTCGGCCCACGGCAAGATGCAGCGGATGGGCCTGTCCCACCTCAAGTGGCTGGTGGTCCGCGACCTCAACCTCATCGAGTCGGCGACCTTCTGGTCCGACGGTCCCGAGATCGAGACCGGCGAGCTGAAGACCGACGAGATCGACACCGAGGTGTTCTTCTTCCCGGCGGCCTCGCACGTGGAGAAGGGCGGGACCTTCACCCAGACGCAGCGGATGCTGCAGTGGCACCACAAGGCGGTCGACCCGCCCGGCGACGCGCAGAGCGAGCTCGAGTTCTTCTACCTGCTCGGGCAGAAGATCCGCCAGCGACTGGCGGGCTCGACCGACCCGCGCGACCGTCCGCTGCTGGACCTGACCTGGGACTACCCGCTCGACGAGGACGGGGAGATCTCCGCGGCCGCGGTGCTGGCCGAGATCAACGGCTTCCACCTCACCGGGGAGAAGGCCGGGCAGCCGCTCAACACCTTCAACGAGATGAAGCCGGACGGCTCCACCTCGGGCGGCTGCTGGATCTACACCGGCGTGTACGCCGACGGGGTCAACCAGGCGATGCGGCGCAAGCCGGGCCGCGAGCAGTCGTGGGTCGCCCCCGAGTGGGGCTGGGCCTGGCCGATGAATCGCCGCACGCTCTACAACCGCGCCGCCGCCGACCCCGACGGCAAGCCGTGGAGCGAGCGCAAGGCGTACGTGTGGTGGGACGAGGAGGCCCAGAAGTGGACCGGGCACGACGTCCCGGACTTCGAGGTCGGCAAGGCCCCGTCCTACCGCCCGCCGGAGGGCGCCGCCGGTCCCGACGGCCTCGCCGGTGACGACCCGTTCATCATGCAGGCGGACGGGAAGGGCTGGCTCTACGCGCCGGCCGGGCTGCTCGACGGCCCGATGCCGACGCACTACGAGCCGCAGGAGTCCCCGGTCAGCAACCCGATGTACCGCCAGCAGGCCAACCCCACGCGCGAGGTCTTCCCGCGCGAGGACAACCTGCAGAACCCGTCGGGCGACGAGCCGGGCGTGGAGCTCTACCCGTACGTCTTCACGACGTACCGGCTCACCGAGCACCACACCGCCGGCGGGATGAGCCGCTTCCAGCCGTACCTGTCGGAGCTCCAGCCGGAGTTCTTCTGCGAGATCAGCCCGGAGCTGGCCCGCGAGCGGGGCCTGGAGAACCTGGGGTGGGCGACGATCATCAGCGCCCGCACCGCGATCGAGGCGCGTGTGCTGGTGACGGAGCGGGTCGCCCCGCTGCGGATCGCCGGCCGGACGGTGCACCAGATCGGACTGCCCTACCACTGGGGCGTCGGGTCCGAGGCGCTCGTGGCCGGTGACTCCGCGAACGACCTCTTCGGGGTGACGCTCGACGCGAACGTGCACATCCAGGAGACCAAGGTCGCCTCCTGCGACATCCAGCCCGGACGGCGCCCGCGCGGCCCGGCCCTGCTGGAGTACGTCGCGGCGCACCGGGCCCGGGCCGGGGTCACCACGGCCACGGGCAACGAGCACCGCACCCCGCCGGAGGACGCGAACGGGCAGCACCGTCGCCTGACGGACGCCGACCTCGGTCAGGACTCCGACGGGGCCACCGACGGGGACGGGGCCGACGGCGGGGGCCAGAAGCACGCGATGAACAAGCAGGAACGGGACTGA
- a CDS encoding DUF4333 domain-containing protein: MSHDHPSPWSPSGHQQGWPPAPQPVPQPTYAPQPPPQPLVAPAAAPPIEVRLTGRPGQGRGLAITGVVLGGLGLLAGGVALVAALALGFLGGPGPGTYGLRGTVSPNGGALTGTVLADEVSRTITDDGGEPDDVTCPATVKVAQDVTAVCHGTDYGDDVTFVVFFEDDRGAFTLLEV, translated from the coding sequence GTGTCGCACGACCACCCGTCGCCCTGGTCGCCGTCCGGGCACCAGCAGGGCTGGCCGCCGGCCCCGCAGCCGGTCCCGCAGCCGACGTACGCCCCCCAGCCGCCGCCGCAGCCGCTCGTAGCGCCCGCCGCGGCGCCGCCGATCGAGGTGCGCCTGACCGGCCGGCCGGGGCAGGGCCGGGGACTCGCGATCACCGGGGTGGTCCTCGGCGGGCTCGGGCTGCTCGCCGGCGGGGTGGCGCTCGTGGCCGCGCTCGCCCTCGGTTTCCTCGGCGGTCCCGGGCCCGGCACCTACGGTCTCCGTGGGACCGTGTCGCCGAACGGCGGCGCACTGACCGGGACCGTCCTCGCCGACGAGGTCAGCCGCACGATCACCGACGACGGCGGCGAGCCCGACGACGTGACCTGCCCGGCGACCGTGAAGGTCGCCCAGGACGTGACCGCGGTCTGCCACGGGACCGACTACGGCGACGACGTGACCTTCGTCGTCTTCTTCGAGGACGACCGCGGCGCCTTCACGCTGCTGGAGGTCTGA
- a CDS encoding response regulator produces the protein MTRVLVADDQALVRAGLSALLDAEPDLEVVATAADGLEALTLARELAPDVACLDIRMPGMDGIEVTRALCGPGADPVIPVLVLTTFDLDDYVFGALEAGASGFLLKDADPTAIAEAVRQVAAGHGTLDSTLTRRIVAELVGRRRLQPVTAGRASDLLTPREHDILLLLAQGMSNEEIAAALVVEVSTVKSHLARMLPKLGVRSRLQAVVWAYQNGIATVGGA, from the coding sequence GTGACCCGCGTGCTCGTGGCCGACGACCAGGCCCTCGTCCGGGCGGGGCTGTCGGCCCTGCTCGACGCGGAGCCCGACCTCGAGGTCGTCGCGACCGCCGCCGACGGCCTCGAGGCCCTCACACTGGCCCGCGAGCTCGCACCCGACGTCGCCTGCCTCGACATCCGGATGCCCGGGATGGACGGCATCGAGGTCACCCGTGCGCTCTGCGGTCCCGGCGCCGACCCCGTCATCCCGGTGCTCGTCCTGACGACCTTCGACCTCGACGACTACGTCTTCGGGGCGCTGGAGGCGGGGGCCTCCGGCTTCCTGCTCAAGGACGCCGACCCGACGGCGATCGCCGAGGCGGTGCGCCAGGTCGCCGCCGGCCACGGGACCCTCGACTCGACGCTGACCCGTCGGATCGTCGCCGAGCTGGTCGGGCGGCGCCGCCTGCAGCCGGTCACCGCCGGGCGCGCGTCCGACCTGCTGACCCCGCGCGAGCACGACATCCTGCTGCTCCTGGCGCAGGGCATGTCCAACGAGGAGATCGCCGCCGCGCTCGTCGTCGAGGTCTCGACGGTCAAGTCGCACCTGGCCCGGATGCTGCCCAAGCTCGGCGTCCGCTCCCGGCTGCAGGCCGTGGTCTGGGCCTACCAGAACGGGATCGCCACGGTCGGCGGCGCCTGA
- a CDS encoding sensor histidine kinase: MTAVERPSGPVPGRACASRGGAPWRVALGTGLVLVGVLAGLPGLETLDESAPTTLPGPGSSAWWACLATVVAQAVALLGDRRLPRATPVLVAGLALPLATAGTGELFSLTSGAVAVASFLAVLARPLRALVAPLLATALLVVVGEAVDAYAAGTSGVGAGITTGLLQTVGAVGLPLLVGTLVVSRREAREARKQSVRAAEGEQEALVRAAVADERTAMARELHDIAAHHLSGIAVMAAAIERQIDTDPARAKESVRLVRGQSTAVLEDLRRLVGLLRTDTDATRGVHSLDGLGELVATTRAAGTPVDLRVLVADRARLGDRLGPIAQLAAYRIVQESLANANRHAPGAAVTVEVDDRPREAVTVTVTNGPSQAGTGGRRGFGLVGMRERADLVGATLAYGPTPEGGWRVQVVVPKDAGAAGLRPQQEEVAR; the protein is encoded by the coding sequence GTGACCGCAGTCGAACGTCCGTCCGGGCCCGTGCCCGGGCGGGCGTGCGCCTCCCGTGGTGGCGCCCCCTGGCGGGTCGCCCTGGGCACCGGGCTCGTGCTGGTCGGCGTGCTCGCCGGGCTCCCCGGCCTCGAGACGCTCGACGAGTCGGCGCCAACGACGCTGCCCGGACCGGGCTCGTCGGCCTGGTGGGCCTGCCTAGCCACCGTGGTCGCGCAGGCGGTGGCGCTGCTCGGGGACCGTCGGCTCCCCCGCGCCACGCCGGTGCTCGTCGCCGGCCTCGCCCTCCCGCTCGCGACGGCCGGGACGGGCGAGCTCTTCAGCCTGACCAGCGGCGCCGTCGCCGTCGCGTCGTTCCTCGCCGTCCTCGCCCGGCCGCTGCGCGCGCTGGTCGCACCGCTGCTGGCGACCGCGCTGCTCGTGGTCGTCGGCGAGGCGGTCGACGCGTACGCCGCCGGCACCTCCGGGGTGGGTGCGGGCATCACCACCGGCCTGCTGCAGACGGTCGGAGCGGTGGGCCTGCCGCTGCTCGTGGGGACGCTGGTCGTCTCGCGCCGCGAGGCCCGTGAGGCGCGGAAGCAGTCCGTCCGGGCTGCGGAGGGCGAGCAGGAGGCGCTGGTCCGCGCCGCGGTCGCCGACGAGCGGACGGCGATGGCCCGCGAGCTGCACGACATCGCCGCGCACCACCTGTCGGGCATCGCGGTGATGGCGGCGGCGATCGAGCGGCAGATCGACACCGACCCGGCCCGGGCCAAGGAGTCCGTACGCCTCGTGCGCGGGCAGAGCACGGCGGTCCTGGAGGACCTGCGCCGTCTGGTCGGCCTGCTGCGCACCGACACCGACGCCACCCGCGGGGTGCACTCCCTCGACGGGCTGGGAGAGCTGGTGGCCACGACCCGCGCCGCGGGCACCCCGGTCGACCTGCGCGTCCTGGTCGCCGACCGGGCGCGGCTCGGCGACCGGCTCGGCCCCATCGCGCAGCTGGCCGCGTACCGGATCGTGCAGGAGTCGCTGGCCAACGCCAACCGTCACGCCCCCGGCGCCGCGGTGACCGTCGAGGTGGACGACCGCCCGCGGGAGGCGGTCACGGTGACGGTCACCAACGGCCCGTCGCAGGCCGGGACGGGCGGCCGCCGCGGGTTCGGGCTGGTCGGGATGCGCGAGCGGGCGGACCTCGTGGGCGCGACGCTCGCGTACGGCCCGACGCCCGAGGGCGGCTGGCGGGTGCAGGTCGTGGTCCCCAAGGACGCGGGAGCGGCCGGACTGCGCCCGCAGCAGGAGGAGGTGGCGCGGTGA
- a CDS encoding CPBP family intramembrane glutamic endopeptidase: protein MTTTTVRPTEVAPPPRPLRTGLAALVQRHPLLSFFLLANLLSWAAWTPLVLSADGLGVWGFSFPRVLGSTQLTGVLPGAYLGPITSALIVTAVADGRAGLRRWGARLWRWRVRWTWYAVALLAVPAAFVVAGTVFSGGRVVAPSLTVLALYVPGLLLQMVTTGLAEEPGWRDFALPRLQTRFGPLRATMLLGPLWALWHMPLFLTADWGGWPGVRWTEPLVFTVFCIAFNVVVSWFFNRTGESLPLTMLLHVGVNNFSSVVWSDMFPTLDPARTLQAQAVVATVAAVVILVATRGRLGYRSSSASRPAELS, encoded by the coding sequence ATGACCACGACGACCGTCCGACCCACCGAGGTCGCACCACCTCCCCGCCCGCTCCGCACCGGCCTCGCGGCGCTGGTCCAGCGCCACCCGCTGCTCAGCTTCTTCCTCCTCGCGAACCTCCTGAGCTGGGCGGCCTGGACGCCGCTGGTGCTCTCCGCCGACGGGCTCGGCGTGTGGGGGTTCAGCTTCCCGCGCGTCCTCGGCTCCACCCAGCTGACCGGTGTCCTGCCGGGCGCCTACCTCGGACCGATCACGTCCGCCCTGATCGTCACCGCCGTGGCCGACGGCCGGGCCGGGCTGCGCCGCTGGGGGGCCCGGCTGTGGCGCTGGCGGGTCCGCTGGACCTGGTACGCCGTGGCCCTGCTCGCGGTGCCCGCGGCCTTCGTCGTCGCCGGCACGGTCTTCTCCGGCGGCCGGGTCGTCGCCCCGTCGCTCACGGTGCTCGCGCTCTACGTCCCCGGGCTGCTGCTGCAGATGGTGACGACCGGGCTGGCCGAGGAGCCGGGCTGGCGCGACTTCGCCCTGCCCCGCCTGCAGACCCGCTTCGGTCCCCTGCGCGCCACGATGCTGCTCGGCCCGCTGTGGGCGCTGTGGCACATGCCGCTCTTCCTCACCGCCGACTGGGGCGGCTGGCCGGGCGTCCGCTGGACCGAGCCGCTCGTCTTCACCGTCTTCTGCATCGCCTTCAACGTGGTCGTGTCCTGGTTCTTCAACCGCACGGGCGAGAGCCTGCCGCTGACCATGCTGCTGCACGTCGGGGTGAACAACTTCTCCTCCGTCGTGTGGAGCGACATGTTCCCGACCCTCGACCCGGCCCGCACCCTGCAGGCCCAGGCGGTGGTCGCGACGGTCGCCGCGGTCGTGATCCTGGTCGCCACCCGGGGTCGGCTGGGCTACCGGTCGAGCAGCGCCTCCCGCCCCGCCGAGCTGTCCTAG
- a CDS encoding permease: MGTSSDVDARSGERLSRASAFLAVGIAVAVAATGLAWAKWLPYADRAGTVAASGAWKGSSLLALGAGENAFARAWDFTLAYSCAVWKALVVALVVAAAVDVLVPKRWLVALLGRRTPLGGSLAGGVASLPGMMCTCCTAPIAVTMRRAGVPLPAALAFWLGNPVLNPAVLVFLALLAPASWVAVRVVVGVLLVVGFSALVGVWAARRRGGDRADVPAAREAVERAQRQADEPLVWREVPRRFLSRLARLAVVLVPEYLVVVFLIGLVGPPLSGVFGQAGAVAVLLAALVGTLVVLPTGGEIPILLGLAAAGASAGMLGALLLVLPAVSLPSAVMVGRALGWRATAATAGATVVAGLLAGGLLTALA; encoded by the coding sequence GTGGGCACCTCCTCAGACGTCGACGCCCGGAGCGGGGAGCGGCTGTCCCGCGCGTCGGCCTTCCTGGCCGTCGGGATCGCCGTGGCCGTCGCCGCGACCGGGCTGGCCTGGGCCAAGTGGCTCCCGTACGCCGACCGCGCCGGGACCGTGGCGGCGTCGGGCGCGTGGAAGGGCTCGTCGCTCCTGGCGCTCGGGGCGGGGGAGAACGCTTTCGCCCGGGCCTGGGACTTCACGCTCGCCTACAGCTGCGCGGTCTGGAAGGCGCTGGTCGTGGCCCTCGTGGTCGCCGCCGCGGTCGACGTCCTCGTGCCCAAGCGCTGGCTCGTCGCGCTGCTCGGTCGCAGGACCCCGCTGGGCGGTTCCCTTGCCGGTGGGGTCGCGTCGCTGCCGGGGATGATGTGCACCTGCTGCACCGCCCCGATCGCGGTGACGATGCGCCGCGCGGGGGTCCCGCTGCCCGCCGCGCTCGCCTTCTGGCTGGGCAACCCCGTGCTCAACCCGGCGGTGCTGGTCTTCCTCGCCCTGCTCGCCCCCGCCTCCTGGGTCGCGGTCCGGGTCGTCGTCGGGGTGCTGCTCGTGGTCGGCTTCTCCGCGCTCGTCGGGGTGTGGGCCGCACGGCGCCGTGGTGGTGACCGCGCGGACGTGCCCGCGGCCCGGGAGGCGGTCGAGCGCGCGCAGCGGCAGGCCGACGAACCGCTCGTGTGGCGCGAGGTGCCGCGCCGCTTCCTCTCCCGGCTCGCGCGGCTGGCCGTGGTGCTCGTGCCCGAGTACCTCGTGGTCGTGTTCCTGATCGGGCTCGTCGGCCCGCCGCTGTCCGGCGTGTTCGGGCAGGCGGGTGCCGTCGCGGTCCTGCTCGCCGCGCTGGTCGGGACGCTGGTCGTCCTGCCCACCGGTGGGGAGATCCCGATCCTGCTCGGTCTGGCCGCGGCCGGCGCGAGCGCGGGCATGCTCGGCGCCCTGCTGCTCGTCCTGCCCGCGGTCAGCCTGCCGTCCGCGGTGATGGTCGGGCGCGCGCTGGGCTGGCGCGCGACCGCGGCGACGGCGGGCGCGACCGTCGTCGCCGGGCTCCTCGCCGGCGGCCTGCTGACCGCGCTCGCCTGA